A single region of the Undibacterium piscinae genome encodes:
- the rpoC gene encoding DNA-directed RNA polymerase subunit beta': MKALLDLFKQVQPNEQFDAIKIGLASPEKIRSWSYGEVKKPETINYRTFKPERDGLFCAKIFGPIKDYECLCGKYKRLKHRGVVCEKCGVEVTLAKVRRERMGHIELASPTAHIWFLKSLPSRLGMVLDMTLRDIERVLYFEAYVVTDPGMTPLKKCQIMSEDDYAAKYEEHGDEFTAFMGAEGIRELLRSIDIDRDAETLRTELKESKSEAKIKKYSKRLKVLEAFQRSGIKPDWMIMEVLPVLPPELRPLVPLDGGRFATSDLNDLYRRVINRNNRLKRLMELRAPEIITRNEKRMLQEAVDSLLDNGRRGKAMTGANKRPLKSLAEMIKGKGGRFRQNLLGKRVDYSGRSVIVVGPQLKLHQCGLPKLMALELFKPFIFNKLELMGLATTIKAAKKLVEIQEPVVWDILEEVIREHPIMLNRAPTLHRLGIQAFEPVLIEGKAIQLHPLVCAAFNADFDGDQMAVHVPLSVEAQMEARTLMLASNNILFPSNGEPSIVPSQDIVLGLYYASREKINGKGEGMMFPDVSEAIRAWDNKEVELMTRITVRITEYPKNPATGEFVKTVTRYETTVGRAILSEILPKGLPFSVLNRALKKKEISKLIDTSFRKCGLRATVIFADQLLQMGFRLATRAGISICIDDMLVPPQKVTLLASAEHEVKQIEQQYASGLVTAGERYNKVVDIWGKTGDDVGKAMMDRLKVEDVVRRDGTHGTQESFNAIYMMADSGARGSAAQIRQLAGMRGLMAKPDGSIIETPITANFREGLNVLQYFISTHGARKGLADTALKTANSGYLTRRLVDVTQDLVVIEDDCGTANGASMKAIVEGGEVNVPLRELILGRVAANEVVNPETQETLYAAGTLLDEDAVEEIERLGVDEVKVRTPLTCDTRYGLCAMCYGRDLGRGNLVNAGEAVGVIAAQSIGEPGTQLTMRTFHIGGAASRAAIASSIEAKSNGTIRFTATMRYVTNGKGAQIVISRSGEVLITDDHGRERERHKVPYGAVLIVKDGMLIKAGTNLATWDPLTRPIITEYTGTVKFENVEEGVTVAKQVDDVTGLSTLVAIDAKRRGTAGKTLRPQVKLLNEQGEEVKISGTEHAVTIGFQVGALITVKDGQHVTVGEVLARIPTESQKTRDITGGLPRVAELFEARSPKDAGMLAEVTGTVAFGKETKGKQRLEITDMDGEKHEFLITKDKQVLVHDGQVVNKGEMIVDGPADPQDILRLLGIEALARYIVDEVQDVYRLQGVKINDKHIEVIVRQMLRRVIVTQPGDANYILGEQVERSDLLGENDRVIAAGGIPATYENILLGITKASLSTDSFISAASFQETTRVLTEAAIMGKRDSLRGLKENVIVGRLIPAGTGLAFHRARKLKETWEAEERAALLQAEKAIFAPMPEVASTDVTEGEA; this comes from the coding sequence CATCAACTATCGTACTTTCAAGCCTGAGCGTGATGGCTTGTTTTGCGCAAAAATTTTTGGACCTATCAAAGATTACGAATGCCTGTGCGGTAAGTACAAACGCTTGAAACATCGTGGCGTAGTCTGCGAAAAGTGCGGCGTTGAAGTAACTCTGGCTAAAGTGCGTCGTGAGCGCATGGGTCATATCGAGTTGGCATCGCCGACTGCGCATATCTGGTTCCTGAAGTCCCTGCCATCCCGTTTGGGTATGGTCTTGGATATGACTTTGCGGGATATCGAACGTGTTTTGTATTTTGAAGCCTACGTAGTGACAGACCCAGGCATGACGCCACTGAAAAAGTGCCAGATCATGTCTGAAGACGATTACGCTGCCAAGTATGAAGAGCACGGTGATGAATTCACCGCGTTCATGGGTGCCGAAGGTATCCGTGAATTGCTGCGCTCGATTGATATCGACCGTGATGCAGAAACTCTGCGTACCGAGTTGAAAGAATCAAAATCCGAAGCGAAGATCAAGAAATACTCCAAGCGTCTGAAAGTGCTGGAAGCGTTCCAACGCTCTGGCATTAAGCCGGACTGGATGATCATGGAAGTGTTGCCAGTGTTGCCGCCAGAGTTGCGTCCATTGGTACCTTTGGACGGTGGTCGTTTTGCGACTTCCGATCTGAACGATTTGTATCGCCGCGTGATCAACCGTAACAACCGTCTGAAGCGCCTGATGGAATTGCGCGCTCCGGAAATCATCACACGCAACGAAAAGCGTATGTTGCAAGAAGCGGTTGATTCGCTGTTAGATAACGGTCGTCGCGGTAAAGCCATGACAGGCGCGAACAAGCGTCCGTTGAAATCTCTGGCTGAGATGATCAAAGGTAAAGGCGGTCGTTTCCGTCAGAACTTGTTGGGTAAGCGCGTCGATTACTCCGGTCGTTCAGTGATCGTGGTGGGTCCGCAATTGAAATTGCATCAGTGCGGTTTGCCAAAATTGATGGCGCTGGAACTGTTCAAGCCTTTCATTTTCAATAAACTCGAATTGATGGGTCTGGCAACAACCATCAAGGCGGCCAAGAAATTGGTAGAGATCCAAGAGCCTGTCGTTTGGGATATTCTGGAAGAAGTGATTCGCGAACATCCGATTATGCTGAACCGTGCGCCTACGCTGCATCGTTTGGGTATTCAGGCGTTTGAGCCGGTCCTGATCGAAGGTAAGGCGATTCAGTTGCATCCACTGGTCTGCGCCGCATTCAATGCCGATTTCGACGGCGATCAAATGGCGGTTCACGTTCCTTTGTCTGTGGAAGCACAGATGGAAGCACGCACACTGATGCTGGCATCGAACAACATTCTGTTCCCGTCTAACGGCGAACCGTCTATCGTTCCTTCCCAGGATATCGTGTTGGGTCTGTACTACGCTTCCCGTGAGAAAATCAACGGTAAGGGCGAGGGCATGATGTTCCCTGATGTTTCCGAGGCGATTCGCGCTTGGGACAATAAGGAAGTCGAATTGATGACGCGCATTACCGTGCGTATCACCGAATACCCAAAAAATCCTGCAACCGGCGAATTCGTCAAGACAGTCACTCGTTACGAAACCACAGTTGGTCGTGCGATCCTGTCCGAGATTCTGCCTAAAGGTTTGCCTTTTTCCGTACTGAACCGTGCGTTGAAAAAGAAAGAAATTTCCAAGCTGATCGATACCTCTTTCCGTAAGTGCGGTCTGCGCGCTACGGTTATCTTCGCCGATCAGTTGTTGCAAATGGGTTTCCGCCTGGCGACACGTGCCGGTATCTCCATCTGTATCGATGACATGTTGGTACCGCCGCAAAAAGTTACTTTGCTGGCCTCTGCTGAACATGAAGTTAAACAGATCGAACAGCAATATGCTTCCGGTCTGGTAACTGCCGGCGAGCGTTATAACAAGGTTGTTGATATCTGGGGTAAGACCGGTGATGACGTCGGTAAGGCCATGATGGATAGACTGAAAGTGGAAGACGTAGTCCGTCGCGACGGTACTCACGGTACGCAAGAGTCGTTCAACGCGATTTACATGATGGCTGACTCCGGTGCGCGTGGTTCTGCAGCACAGATTCGTCAGTTGGCAGGTATGCGCGGACTGATGGCGAAACCGGATGGCTCGATTATTGAAACACCGATCACCGCGAACTTCCGCGAAGGTCTGAACGTGTTGCAGTACTTTATTTCCACTCACGGTGCACGTAAAGGTCTGGCCGATACTGCGTTGAAGACAGCTAACTCCGGTTACCTGACACGTCGTCTGGTAGACGTTACCCAAGATCTGGTTGTAATCGAAGACGATTGCGGCACAGCGAATGGCGCGTCGATGAAAGCGATTGTTGAAGGCGGTGAAGTTAACGTACCTTTGCGTGAATTGATCCTGGGTCGTGTTGCGGCGAACGAAGTCGTCAATCCGGAAACTCAGGAAACTTTGTATGCTGCCGGCACTTTGCTGGATGAAGATGCGGTTGAAGAAATCGAACGTCTGGGCGTTGATGAAGTCAAGGTTCGCACTCCGCTCACTTGCGATACACGCTATGGCCTGTGCGCAATGTGCTACGGTCGTGACCTTGGACGCGGTAATCTGGTCAATGCAGGTGAGGCAGTCGGTGTGATCGCCGCTCAGTCCATCGGTGAACCAGGTACACAGTTGACGATGCGTACGTTCCACATCGGTGGTGCCGCATCCCGTGCAGCGATTGCCTCTTCGATCGAAGCGAAATCCAACGGTACTATCCGTTTCACCGCCACCATGCGTTATGTAACGAATGGCAAAGGTGCTCAGATCGTTATTTCCCGTTCCGGTGAAGTACTGATCACGGATGATCATGGTCGTGAACGTGAACGTCATAAAGTACCTTACGGTGCCGTACTGATCGTCAAAGACGGTATGCTGATCAAGGCCGGTACTAACCTGGCGACATGGGATCCTTTGACCCGTCCTATCATTACCGAATACACCGGTACGGTGAAATTCGAGAACGTGGAAGAAGGCGTTACCGTTGCCAAGCAGGTTGATGATGTGACCGGTTTGTCCACTTTGGTAGCGATCGATGCCAAGCGTCGCGGTACTGCAGGCAAGACATTGCGTCCACAAGTTAAACTGTTGAACGAACAAGGTGAGGAAGTGAAGATTTCCGGCACCGAACACGCTGTGACTATCGGTTTCCAGGTAGGCGCGCTGATTACCGTGAAAGACGGTCAGCACGTAACAGTTGGTGAAGTGTTGGCGCGTATTCCGACTGAATCACAAAAGACTCGTGATATTACCGGGGGTCTGCCACGCGTTGCCGAGTTGTTCGAAGCGCGTTCGCCTAAAGATGCAGGTATGTTGGCCGAGGTCACAGGTACTGTTGCGTTTGGTAAAGAAACCAAAGGTAAGCAGCGTCTGGAAATCACCGACATGGACGGCGAGAAGCACGAATTCCTGATCACCAAAGACAAACAAGTTCTGGTGCATGACGGTCAAGTCGTCAACAAGGGTGAGATGATTGTTGACGGCCCTGCCGATCCGCAAGACATCCTGCGTTTGTTGGGTATCGAAGCGCTGGCACGTTACATCGTTGACGAAGTTCAAGACGTGTACCGTTTGCAAGGCGTTAAGATCAATGACAAGCACATTGAAGTGATCGTACGTCAGATGTTGCGTCGCGTTATCGTGACTCAACCAGGCGATGCGAATTACATCTTGGGCGAACAAGTTGAGCGTTCTGATTTGCTCGGCGAAAACGACCGTGTGATTGCCGCTGGCGGTATCCCTGCAACGTATGAAAATATCTTGCTGGGTATTACTAAGGCATCCTTGTCGACTGATTCGTTTATCTCTGCCGCGTCTTTCCAGGAAACCACACGGGTTCTGACGGAAGCTGCGATCATGGGCAAACGCGACAGTCTGCGTGGCTTGAAAGAAAACGTCATCGTTGGTCGTTTGATTCCTGCCGGTACTGGTCTGGCTTTCCACCGCGCTCGCAAGTTGAAAGAAACTTGGGAAGCGGAAGAACGTGCAGCCTTGTTGCAAGCTGAAAAAGCGATTTTTGCACCAATGCCGGAAGTAGCATCAACTGACGTGACTGAAGGCGAAGCCTGA
- a CDS encoding biotin--[acetyl-CoA-carboxylase] ligase translates to MNQINHGSSVKLSTQAILKLRDGFGEQVDVEVVAETGSTNADLLARLDLLQTPLLRIAEHQTAGRGRAGRVWHSVPGGVLTFSLAWYFPRATHALLGLPLATGVAIAETLERLGLPVSLKWPNDLLKDKKKLAGMLIETAAAKQGGSWAVIGIGLNLVVPDTLEGRIGHDVADAPWLAQMDRNLLVAQLLNALAKVMEQFRQQGFAPFAERWNRLHAYAQQEVMIMDAGKLVQQGIALGVDQNGCLSLLTAQGQVSVLSGDVSLRPVSL, encoded by the coding sequence ATGAATCAGATAAATCACGGCAGTAGCGTCAAGTTGAGCACTCAGGCGATATTAAAGTTGCGCGACGGCTTTGGTGAGCAGGTCGATGTTGAGGTGGTGGCGGAAACCGGTTCGACCAATGCGGATCTGCTGGCGCGCCTCGATTTGTTGCAAACCCCATTGCTACGCATCGCCGAACATCAGACCGCCGGGCGTGGTCGCGCCGGCCGGGTCTGGCATTCGGTGCCGGGAGGAGTGCTGACTTTTTCACTGGCATGGTATTTCCCCCGCGCCACGCATGCGCTGCTTGGCCTTCCTCTGGCGACTGGCGTAGCGATCGCCGAAACGCTGGAGCGACTCGGTTTGCCGGTAAGCTTAAAGTGGCCTAATGACCTGCTCAAGGACAAGAAAAAACTTGCCGGTATGCTGATAGAAACGGCTGCTGCCAAACAGGGCGGTAGTTGGGCGGTGATAGGCATAGGCTTAAACCTGGTGGTGCCCGATACACTCGAGGGTCGGATAGGGCACGATGTGGCCGATGCGCCGTGGTTGGCGCAAATGGATAGAAATTTACTGGTGGCGCAGTTGCTCAATGCCTTGGCGAAAGTCATGGAGCAGTTTCGCCAGCAGGGTTTTGCGCCATTTGCCGAGCGCTGGAACCGCCTGCATGCTTATGCGCAACAGGAAGTGATGATCATGGATGCGGGCAAGCTGGTGCAGCAAGGGATTGCGCTGGGGGTTGATCAGAACGGCTGTTTGTCACTGCTGACAGCGCAAGGCCAGGTGTCTGTACTGTCCGGTGATGTATCTCTGCGTCCGGTATCGCTATAA
- a CDS encoding type III pantothenate kinase → MLLLIDAGNTRIKWAIADLAHDAGLPPVWHRIDSVNHAELDSLGSVWAGFTVTRIVISNVAGEALQARLASMLQQAVPGVSPERFQSSQSCAGLRNGYRNPTQLGSDRFASAIAAHALYPQRALIVATCGTATTIDAVSPDGIFLGGMILPGLQLMAQALAKNTAQLPQIAASLLMNYAFADNTDQAIVSGCINAQLGAIMQAHDALHTSLDQPVDCIISGGAASYLTPHLGISCHHVDNLVLIGLYVVARSGAPVSLPSTSSSSLST, encoded by the coding sequence ATGCTGTTATTGATTGATGCAGGAAATACCAGAATTAAGTGGGCCATCGCCGATCTGGCGCACGATGCCGGTTTGCCGCCGGTCTGGCACCGGATCGACTCGGTCAATCATGCTGAATTGGATAGTCTGGGTTCGGTATGGGCAGGTTTCACAGTGACCAGGATAGTGATTTCCAATGTCGCCGGTGAGGCATTGCAGGCACGTCTGGCGAGCATGTTGCAACAAGCAGTTCCCGGCGTATCCCCGGAACGCTTTCAGTCTTCACAGTCATGCGCAGGTCTGCGCAATGGCTACCGTAATCCCACCCAGTTGGGCAGTGACCGTTTCGCATCGGCGATTGCGGCTCATGCGCTGTATCCGCAACGCGCGCTGATCGTCGCCACCTGCGGTACTGCGACTACGATAGATGCGGTCAGTCCTGACGGTATTTTTTTAGGCGGCATGATCCTGCCAGGCTTGCAACTGATGGCACAGGCACTGGCGAAGAACACCGCACAGTTGCCGCAGATCGCCGCGAGTCTGTTGATGAATTATGCGTTTGCCGATAATACCGATCAGGCCATCGTGAGCGGTTGCATTAATGCGCAGCTTGGCGCCATTATGCAAGCGCATGATGCGCTCCATACCAGCCTGGATCAGCCGGTAGATTGCATTATCTCGGGTGGTGCGGCCTCATACCTGACTCCGCATCTCGGCATTAGCTGCCATCATGTCGATAATTTAGTCCTGATAGGCTTATATGTCGTGGCACGCTCTGGCGCCCCGGTAAGTTTGCCTTCGACCTCATCTTCTAGCCTTTCTACCTAA
- a CDS encoding SPOR domain-containing protein encodes MLRFFFWTLLIGNALLLALNLGYLGSWSFDTHEPQRLKKQQNADQIHLLSASAVQALTEAPVEAPASIATPDSTPAAASVTATTTAALTAVREPVREKAKELIACLEVGNFLPADAPRFEEKLKALGLGNRQSRSNVSEVTSHMVYIPSLGSKDAADKKTAELRRLGVTDFFVMQEQTNFHLGISLGVFKTEDAAKAHLANLNAKGVKSARIGPRALGAAKFAYKLRSVSEAEKKQFDLIKAGYPDQETRNCQAAANSRN; translated from the coding sequence ATGCTGAGATTCTTTTTCTGGACCCTGTTGATAGGTAATGCCTTGTTACTGGCATTGAACCTTGGCTATTTAGGGAGTTGGTCATTCGATACCCATGAACCGCAACGCTTAAAAAAACAGCAAAACGCGGATCAAATTCATTTGCTCTCGGCCAGTGCAGTACAGGCATTGACAGAAGCCCCGGTCGAAGCCCCGGCTTCAATCGCAACGCCGGATTCGACACCAGCCGCGGCTTCTGTCACCGCTACGACCACTGCAGCTTTAACGGCAGTGCGCGAGCCTGTGCGCGAAAAAGCCAAGGAGCTTATCGCCTGTCTGGAAGTGGGAAATTTCCTGCCGGCAGATGCACCGCGTTTTGAGGAAAAATTGAAGGCCTTGGGTCTTGGCAATCGCCAATCGCGCAGCAATGTCAGCGAAGTCACTAGTCACATGGTGTATATCCCATCCTTAGGTAGCAAGGATGCGGCAGATAAAAAGACGGCCGAATTACGCCGTCTTGGCGTCACTGATTTTTTTGTAATGCAGGAACAGACGAATTTTCATTTGGGTATTTCTTTAGGCGTGTTTAAAACCGAGGATGCGGCTAAGGCGCATCTGGCCAATCTGAACGCAAAAGGCGTAAAAAGCGCACGCATAGGGCCACGCGCTCTGGGTGCGGCAAAATTTGCTTATAAATTGCGCTCCGTGAGTGAAGCTGAAAAGAAACAATTTGATCTGATCAAGGCTGGCTACCCGGATCAGGAGACGCGTAACTGCCAGGCTGCAGCGAATAGTCGTAACTGA
- a CDS encoding IclR family transcriptional regulator, producing the protein MQPDSGVSEAGVHGTIDVPTNERVLQVLACIARHGQAISAKDLAAQTGLPLSTLYRHLAPLKKWGWVQEHAQSGAYEPGPLAVQLAWGFDHHSYLMAKARPQIEQLVARSGESVGLMVYLNGQVICLDMQDSAQALRCSFAKGRAHSSLRGASAKALLAFLPGQLQDVLLAQSDSADSMEAEPLQNPDELRQQLQQIRQQRYAVSENEIDQGVWGVSAPVFSAKGKLEASLSLMAPASRAHLRQNELIQMTLAAADRLSQQLNAHA; encoded by the coding sequence ATGCAGCCAGACTCCGGCGTGAGCGAAGCGGGTGTGCACGGAACCATAGACGTGCCGACCAATGAGCGCGTGTTGCAGGTTCTGGCCTGCATAGCGCGGCACGGCCAGGCGATTTCCGCCAAAGATCTGGCGGCGCAGACCGGCTTGCCGCTCAGCACCTTATACCGGCATCTGGCACCCTTGAAAAAATGGGGCTGGGTGCAAGAGCATGCCCAGAGTGGCGCCTATGAACCAGGACCGCTGGCGGTGCAACTGGCGTGGGGCTTTGATCATCATTCTTACCTGATGGCCAAGGCACGCCCGCAAATCGAGCAACTGGTGGCCCGCTCCGGTGAAAGCGTGGGTCTGATGGTGTATCTGAACGGCCAGGTGATTTGTCTGGATATGCAAGATAGCGCGCAAGCCTTGCGCTGCTCGTTTGCCAAAGGGCGTGCCCATAGCAGCCTGCGCGGTGCATCGGCCAAAGCCTTGCTGGCATTTTTGCCCGGGCAACTGCAAGACGTACTGCTGGCACAATCCGATAGTGCGGATAGTATGGAGGCTGAGCCGCTCCAGAATCCCGATGAGCTCAGGCAGCAGTTGCAGCAAATCCGGCAGCAACGCTATGCGGTCAGCGAAAACGAAATTGATCAGGGTGTCTGGGGCGTCAGCGCCCCGGTGTTCTCGGCCAAAGGAAAGCTGGAGGCGAGCCTGTCGCTGATGGCGCCAGCCAGCCGCGCCCATCTGCGCCAGAACGAATTGATACAAATGACGCTGGCGGCGGCCGACCGGCTCAGCCAGCAACTGAACGCTCACGCTTAA
- the hutG gene encoding N-formylglutamate deformylase, whose amino-acid sequence MKQPFHFHQGHIPLLISMPHVGTSIAPEVSAQLLPAAQEKADTDWHLPQLYNMAHELGASVIHAEYSRYVIDLNRSSDDSNLYPGQDTTGLCPLDTFAKQPLYAAGQMPDAAEVQRRIAQYWQPYHQQLQSELERLRALHGVAVLWDAHSIASQVPRFFQGKLPDLNFGTADQKSCDAGMQQALGATLAASDTPYSHVFNGRFKGGYITRNYGQPERNIHAVQLEMSQCIYMDEAAPYAYRPDLAAQVQPLLRELLATCVNWAQQHQGGAK is encoded by the coding sequence ATGAAACAGCCATTCCATTTTCATCAGGGGCATATTCCTTTGCTGATTTCCATGCCGCACGTAGGTACCAGCATTGCACCGGAAGTGAGCGCTCAGTTATTGCCCGCAGCGCAAGAGAAAGCCGATACAGACTGGCATTTGCCGCAGCTCTACAATATGGCGCATGAGCTTGGTGCCTCGGTGATCCACGCCGAGTATTCGCGTTATGTGATCGATCTGAACCGATCTTCCGACGATAGCAATCTCTACCCGGGGCAAGACACCACCGGCCTGTGTCCGCTTGATACGTTTGCCAAACAGCCACTGTATGCGGCCGGACAAATGCCCGACGCAGCTGAAGTGCAAAGACGGATCGCGCAGTACTGGCAACCGTATCACCAGCAATTACAAAGCGAACTGGAGCGCCTGCGTGCGCTGCATGGGGTTGCCGTTTTGTGGGATGCGCATTCGATCGCTTCACAGGTACCGCGTTTTTTTCAGGGTAAATTGCCGGATCTGAACTTTGGCACGGCCGACCAGAAATCCTGCGATGCCGGTATGCAGCAAGCCCTGGGCGCGACTCTGGCAGCTAGCGACACGCCCTACAGTCACGTGTTTAACGGCCGCTTTAAAGGCGGCTACATCACGCGCAATTACGGTCAGCCGGAACGCAATATCCATGCGGTGCAGCTGGAAATGAGCCAATGCATTTACATGGATGAAGCGGCACCCTACGCTTACCGGCCTGATCTGGCGGCGCAAGTGCAGCCGCTGTTACGCGAATTATTGGCCACTTGCGTCAACTGGGCGCAGCAACATCAAGGCGGTGCAAAATGA
- a CDS encoding formimidoylglutamate deiminase: MTSLFAINALLPDGWAKNVRLSWNASGDLTEVQADATPQTHEMQQQFVLPGMINLHSHAFQRAMAGMSEVGGDGPDSFWTWRDLMYRYALHITPPQMQAIAAQLYSECLRHGYTSVCEFHYLHRAPDGSFYPDMAETAKHVIAAASDTGIGMSMLPVLYSHADFKDQPLRADQRRFSTDVEQILQLVQQLDSSRSGQLEVGVAPHSLRAANLRQIRELAATVPAGRPIHIHIAEQQREVDACLAATGKRPVELLLETGLVDQRWCLVHATHLTKNEVAGIAASGAVAGICTSTEGNLGDGFFDLPAYIAEHGRFGIGSDSHVSQSPIEELRWLEYGQRLRLQGRNIAQISGQRRVGDFLWQACLQGGAQASGRPLGQLAVGKRADFLVPEDQHPNLQDLPAAELLNTWIFCGNDNLLRDVFVGGKRVVQGGRHIGQERIEREFAACMRDLRRL; this comes from the coding sequence ATGACTAGCCTGTTCGCGATTAACGCCTTATTGCCAGACGGCTGGGCCAAAAATGTACGCTTGAGCTGGAACGCCAGCGGTGATCTGACCGAGGTGCAAGCAGACGCCACTCCGCAAACGCATGAGATGCAGCAACAATTTGTCTTGCCCGGCATGATCAATCTGCACTCGCATGCCTTCCAGCGCGCGATGGCGGGCATGAGTGAAGTTGGCGGTGACGGGCCCGACAGTTTCTGGACCTGGCGTGATCTGATGTACCGCTATGCCCTCCACATTACGCCGCCGCAAATGCAGGCCATCGCTGCCCAGTTGTATTCGGAATGCTTGCGTCATGGCTATACCTCGGTCTGTGAATTTCATTACTTGCACCGCGCACCTGACGGTAGTTTTTATCCGGACATGGCCGAGACCGCAAAGCACGTGATTGCCGCCGCCAGTGATACCGGCATAGGGATGAGCATGTTACCGGTCTTGTACAGCCATGCCGATTTCAAGGATCAGCCGCTACGTGCCGACCAAAGGCGCTTTAGTACGGATGTCGAACAGATTTTGCAACTGGTGCAACAGTTAGACAGTAGCCGCAGCGGCCAGCTTGAAGTCGGCGTTGCGCCGCATTCGCTGCGTGCCGCTAACCTGCGGCAGATTCGCGAACTGGCGGCGACTGTGCCAGCCGGACGTCCTATCCATATCCATATCGCCGAGCAGCAAAGGGAAGTCGATGCCTGCCTGGCTGCAACCGGAAAACGGCCGGTAGAGCTACTGCTGGAAACCGGCCTGGTCGATCAGCGCTGGTGTCTGGTACATGCCACCCACCTTACAAAAAATGAAGTGGCAGGGATAGCCGCCAGCGGTGCGGTAGCTGGCATCTGTACCAGTACCGAAGGCAATCTCGGTGACGGTTTCTTTGATCTGCCCGCTTACATCGCTGAGCATGGCCGCTTTGGCATAGGCAGCGACAGCCATGTCTCACAAAGCCCGATAGAAGAATTACGCTGGCTCGAATACGGCCAACGCCTGCGCCTGCAAGGCCGCAATATTGCGCAGATTTCCGGGCAAAGACGTGTCGGGGATTTTCTCTGGCAAGCCTGTCTGCAAGGCGGAGCACAGGCAAGCGGCAGGCCGCTTGGACAGCTCGCGGTTGGCAAGCGCGCTGACTTTTTAGTGCCGGAGGATCAGCATCCGAATCTGCAAGACTTGCCCGCTGCCGAGCTGCTCAATACTTGGATATTTTGCGGTAATGATAATTTGCTGCGCGACGTATTTGTCGGCGGTAAGCGGGTAGTGCAGGGCGGCAGACACATAGGGCAAGAGCGTATAGAGCGCGAGTTTGCGGCGTGCATGCGAGATTTGCGCAGGCTATAA
- a CDS encoding LysR family transcriptional regulator yields MNLKANDLLLFARVVDEGSFSRAAERLGLPKSTLSRRISGLEAQLGERLLLRTTRKLTVTDFGHAVLLHAHQLTAEVEATMALAQHRQAEPSGRLRVSMPNDFANEILRQLLADFIARYPSISLELDLSARRVDLIGENFDVAIRMGNLPDDATLAARRLAVFSAGLYAAPSYLKKHGIPYEPEALMEHDSLRILTRSGEPALWSLTRASAGQTGEQSWQGSPPLRACANSPDTLLHLALQGLGIVMTNEHFAAKFVETGELQQVLGDWNMPSTTAWAVFPGRRLMPARTRVFLDALQEEFSGPRCQKAVADLAHSKTQKKPPIKK; encoded by the coding sequence ATGAACCTCAAAGCCAATGACCTGCTGCTGTTTGCCCGCGTGGTTGATGAAGGTAGTTTCAGCCGCGCCGCTGAACGCCTGGGCTTGCCCAAATCGACGCTATCACGCCGCATCAGCGGACTGGAAGCGCAATTGGGTGAACGTCTGCTGTTACGCACCACGCGCAAACTGACTGTCACCGATTTTGGCCATGCGGTGCTATTGCACGCGCATCAGCTCACCGCCGAAGTCGAGGCCACTATGGCGCTGGCGCAGCACCGCCAGGCCGAGCCCAGCGGACGCTTGCGGGTTTCCATGCCAAATGATTTTGCCAACGAGATCTTAAGGCAATTGCTGGCTGATTTCATCGCCAGATATCCATCCATTTCTTTAGAGCTGGATCTGTCGGCCCGACGGGTCGACCTGATCGGTGAAAACTTTGACGTCGCGATACGCATGGGAAATTTGCCCGACGACGCAACGCTGGCGGCACGCCGTCTGGCGGTGTTCTCGGCCGGTCTGTATGCCGCCCCGTCCTACCTGAAAAAGCACGGCATCCCCTATGAGCCGGAAGCGTTGATGGAACACGATAGCCTGCGCATACTCACGCGCAGCGGCGAACCGGCGCTATGGTCGCTGACACGTGCCAGCGCCGGCCAGACCGGAGAGCAAAGCTGGCAGGGTTCACCGCCATTACGCGCCTGCGCCAACTCCCCCGATACGCTGCTGCATCTGGCACTGCAAGGCTTGGGCATCGTCATGACCAATGAACATTTTGCGGCCAAATTTGTCGAGACCGGTGAGCTACAGCAAGTGCTCGGCGACTGGAACATGCCATCGACTACGGCCTGGGCAGTGTTCCCGGGGCGACGTCTGATGCCAGCCCGCACCCGCGTGTTTCTCGATGCCTTGCAGGAAGAATTTTCGGGGCCGCGCTGTCAAAAGGCCGTCGCCGATCTGGCGCACAGCAAGACACAAAAAAAGCCACCGATAAAAAAGTAA